The following are encoded together in the Malaya genurostris strain Urasoe2022 chromosome 3, Malgen_1.1, whole genome shotgun sequence genome:
- the LOC131439104 gene encoding uncharacterized protein LOC131439104: MLFTILTSISLQIHSEQSNKTTVPEKKRGVQNKIPRILPLKRNKDNYAKSCSNVCNIPSTIDVPSNNRDLDANSGQHQFYDPIISNKSINFADQFSENSHIVLSSDNGSNVSATVVESSKQCDIIAPISVEALPEEYCENKPSRDSEKLVEELPDTIDKQSVEIKSLHVENSKLRTLNMLLQESLLQKGNEGSFTDIPGYPSTEWLLSVSQNSGDSDYLFIKELMLQLFLQGIGNATVTGRPSNNPHGCKKEPINKDSNVQRINKLDPEKVKYMKDRVYERRHILQDPVGIAMTKAKMINKHIANVIANNPSLRNEPKPLGKPFE, translated from the exons ATGTTATTCACCATTCTAACCTCAATTTCATTACAGATACATTCGGAACAGTCAAACAAAACCACAGTTCCTGAAAAGAAACGTGGCGTTCAAAATAAGATACCCAGAATCCTTCCGTTAAAGCGGAACAAAGATAATTATGCTAAATCATGTTCGAATGTTTGCAATATTCCGTCTACAATTGACGTTCCATCCAACAACAGGGATCTTGATGCAAACTCAGGACAGCATCAATTCTATGATCCGATTATTTCTAACAAATCGATCAATTTTGCAGACCAATTTTCGGAAAATTCTCACATTGTTCTCTCATCTGACAATGGATCaaatgtttcggcaacagttgtagAAAGTTCGAAACAGTGTGATATAATTGCTCCCATCTCCGTTGAAGCATTACCAGAAGAATATTGTGAGAATAAGCCAAGCAGAGATTCTGAAAAGTTGGTTGAGGAGCTACCAGATACTATTGATAAACAGTCCGTTGAAATCAAATCACTTCATGTTGAAAACTCAAAGTTACGTACGTTAAACATGCTCCTACAGGAATCTCTATTACAAAAGGGAAATGAAGGATCCTTTACTGATATTCCAGGATATCCAAGCACTGAATGGCTGTTAAGTGTATCTCAAAATTCTGGAGACAGTGATTATTTGTTTATAAAAGAGCTTATGCTTCAATTGTTCCTGCAAGGAATTGGAAATGCAACGGTTACTGGTAGGCCCTCTAACAACCCACACGGATGTAAAAAGGAACCGATAAATAAGGATTCCAACGTTCAGCGAATCAATAAGTTGGATCCGGAAAAAGTAAAATACATGAAGG ATCGCGTTTACGAAAGGCGACATATTCTTCAAGATCCCGTTGGAATTGCAATGACGAAGGCGAAGATGATTAATAAACACATTGCAAATGTTATTGCGAACAATCCATCACTGCGCAATGAACCGAAGCCATTGGGTAAACCATTCGAATAA